Sequence from the Coleofasciculaceae cyanobacterium genome:
GTTCATACTGCCACGGCCATTGGAGGTGCGATCGGCGGTATCTTATTAAGTATCTGGGGCGGTTTTCAGCGTCGTATTCACGGTTTCTTACTTGGGACAATCTTGACCTTTACCAGTGCGATCGCCTTTGGCTTGAGTAATCTACCTCCTCTGTGGCTAATTACTACCTTCTTTGCTGCTTTATTTTGGCCCATTATCGGTAGTTCAGAACTTTCGATTTGGCTAGCAAAAGTACCCCCCCAAATCCAAGGCAGAGTATTTGCAGCCCGCTTTTTAATGACCCAAATTTCTGTCCCGATTGCTTTAGCAATGACAGGATTTTTAGCCGATCGTGTTTTTGAACCAGCGATGATGCCTGGAGGTAGTTTAGCACCTATATTAGGTAGTTTATTTGGCACTGGTTTAGGTTCGGGAATGGCAGTGCAATACACTTTATTTGCCATGTTTGGCGTAATTCTAGGTTTAGGCGGATACACCTTGACTCAACTGCGAGATATTGAGACGATACTACCTGATGCAGATTTAGAGACTGGGTAACAAAATAAAGACAAATTTTATGAGTAAATTTTTTAAATCTTTCTAAATGTTAAATGTTAAATGTAAAGTCAGCTTTTTTTCTAATTAGTTTATTGATCGTTTTGACGATCGGACAAACCAATTTACTGAGTAAGAACAATACCGAGATTCTTTGGGATAATTACGGCGTGCCTCATGTTTATGGGATTGATAATCAAAGTACCTTTCAAGCCTTCGGTTGGGCGCAAATGCACAGCCACGGCAACTTAATTCTACGTCTTTATGGTCAAGCTAGAGGCAGGGCTGCCGAATATTGGGGAGAAGACTATTTAGAGTCCGATCGATGGGTTGTCACCATGGGTATTCCCCAACGGGCAACAACTTGGTACAAGCAACAAAATGCTACTTTTCGCAGCTATTTAGATGCCTTTGCTGCTGGAATTAATATTTATGCCCAGGAACATCCCGAATTAATTGACGATGAAGTGAAAGTAGTCTTACCAGTAACGGGAGAAGATGTTCTCGCCCACGTTCAACGAGTACTTAATTTTACCTTTGTCGTAGACCCAGAAACCGTTACAAATCTTGGTCAAGAACAGAAGCATTTTAAAGGTTCTAACGGTTGGGCGATCGCGCCTTCTCATTCGGCTAGTGGCAATGCCATGCTACTGGCTAACCCTCATTTGCCTTGGTCAGATTTATTTCTCTGGTATGAAGCACAAATTACCGCACCTGGTATGGATGCCTATGGCGCAACTTTGGTAGGTATTCCCGTTTTGGCGATCGCTTTTAATAATAATCTTGGTTGGACTCATACCGTCAATACTTTCGATGGTTGGGATCTTTATGAATTAACGCGATCGGGCAAGGGATATCTATTTGATGGTCAAGTGCGAGATTTTGAACAGAAAACCGCTGAAATTAAAGTCAAACAACAAGATGGCACATTACAATCAGAACAACTTGTTATACAAAGCTCTATTCATGGTGCGGTAATCAAGCAAGAACCAGGAAAAGCTCTAGCTTTAAGAGTTGTCGGTTTAGATCGTCCTGGAGTATTAGAGCAATGGTGGGATATGGCAAAAGCTAATAACTTTAAGCAGTTTGAAACAGCACTTAAACGTCTACAGCTGCCCATGTTTACTGTCATGTATGCCGATCGCGAGGGGCATATTATGCACCTATTTAACGGTCAAGTTCCTATTCGCGATCGAGGAGATTTTGAATATTGGTCAGGTATTATTCCGGGTGATACCTCAGATACTTTGTGGACTAAAATCCATCCCTATCAAGATTTACCTCGTATTGTCGATCCGACCAGCGGTTGGCTACAAAATGCTAACGATCCTCCCTGGACAACTACTTTTCCCAGTGCTATTGCACCTGAAGATTATCCTCCTTACATAGCACCCCAAGAAATGAATTTGCGATCGCAGCGTTCGACTCGTATGTTAGCAGAAGATGATAAAATTTCTCTGGCAGAAATGATTGCCGATAAACATTCAACTCGCATGGAAATTGCGGATCGTCTCCTCGACGATTTACTCCCTGCATTACGTCAAGAAGCTAGTCCATTGGCTGTAAAAGTAGCCGATATACTGGAAAAATGGGATCGGCAAACTAATGCCGATAGTCAAGGGGCAGTATTATTCGCTGCTTGGTTAGAAGAAACTGACTTTGATACCTTGTTCAGTCAACCTTGGCAAAAAAACTCTCCTCTTACTACCCCCGATGGTTTAGCCAATCCTCAGCAAGCAGTAGCAACACTCTTAGCTGTAGCCACCAAGATCGAACAAGACTATGGCGCAATAGATGTTCCCTGGGGTGAAGTGTTTCGGCTTAACTACGGTAATGTAAATTTACCCGCTAATGGTGGCCCAGGGTACTTAGGTATTTTTCGAGTAGTTAATTTTATGCCGATGGAAGACTCCAAACATTTTCAAGCCTTTGATGGAGATTCTTTCGTCGCTGCC
This genomic interval carries:
- a CDS encoding acylase, with the translated sequence MTIGQTNLLSKNNTEILWDNYGVPHVYGIDNQSTFQAFGWAQMHSHGNLILRLYGQARGRAAEYWGEDYLESDRWVVTMGIPQRATTWYKQQNATFRSYLDAFAAGINIYAQEHPELIDDEVKVVLPVTGEDVLAHVQRVLNFTFVVDPETVTNLGQEQKHFKGSNGWAIAPSHSASGNAMLLANPHLPWSDLFLWYEAQITAPGMDAYGATLVGIPVLAIAFNNNLGWTHTVNTFDGWDLYELTRSGKGYLFDGQVRDFEQKTAEIKVKQQDGTLQSEQLVIQSSIHGAVIKQEPGKALALRVVGLDRPGVLEQWWDMAKANNFKQFETALKRLQLPMFTVMYADREGHIMHLFNGQVPIRDRGDFEYWSGIIPGDTSDTLWTKIHPYQDLPRIVDPTSGWLQNANDPPWTTTFPSAIAPEDYPPYIAPQEMNLRSQRSTRMLAEDDKISLAEMIADKHSTRMEIADRLLDDLLPALRQEASPLAVKVADILEKWDRQTNADSQGAVLFAAWLEETDFDTLFSQPWQKNSPLTTPDGLANPQQAVATLLAVATKIEQDYGAIDVPWGEVFRLNYGNVNLPANGGPGYLGIFRVVNFMPMEDSKHFQAFDGDSFVAAIEFSQPVKAMALTTYGNATQPNSTNSDEQLKLFTQKQLRPIWRSRQEVEAHSLNIEH